A single region of the Podospora pseudopauciseta strain CBS 411.78 chromosome 1, whole genome shotgun sequence genome encodes:
- the YDJ1 gene encoding Type I HSP40 co-chaperone (EggNog:ENOG503NW8I; COG:O) — MVKEAKYYEILGVSPNATEQELKKAYKISALKFHPDKNPNNPEAEHKFKEVSHAYEILSDPQKRQIYDQYGEAGLEGGAGGGGGMAAEDLFAQFFGSGGFGGGLGGMFGGGTQNRGPSKAKTIHHVHNVSLEDIYRGKISKLALQRSIICPKCEGRGGKEGAVRKCTTCDGHGMKTMMRQMGPMIQRFQTVCPDCNGEGELVKEKDRCRGCMGKKTVVDRKVLHVHVDRGVRSGTKVEFRGEGDQAPGILAGDVVFQIEQKPHPRFERKEDDLLYNAEIDLVTALAGGTIYIEHLDERWLSVDILPGEAISPGTVKMIRGQGMPSYRHHDFGNMYIRFSVKFPEKGWTQDEAAFEALRKCLPSPEIINTPPANAMTEPADIEDVDASSKGGFGGATAMDEDEDDGHPHAERVQCASQ; from the exons ATGGTTAAGGAAGCGAAATACTACGAGATCCTTGGC GTCTCGCCAAATGCGACGGAGcaggagttgaagaaggcgtACAAGATTTCCGCCCTCAAGTTCCACCCAG ACAagaaccccaacaacccggAGGCCGAGCACAAGTTCAAGGAGGTTTCACATGCTTACGAGATTCTTTCCGACCCACAAAAACGCCAGATCTACGACCAGTATGGCGAGGCTGGTCTTGAGGGcggtgccggcggtggtggcggcatgGCTGCTGAGGATCTGTTTGCCCAGTTCTTTGGTTccggcggcttcggcggtGGTCTTGGTGGCATGTTCGGCGGCGGCACGCAGAATCGCGGGCCAAGCAAGGCCAAGACCATCCACCACGTTCACAACGTCTCCCTCGAGGACATTTACCGCGGCAAGATTTCCAAGCTTGCCCTTCAGCGCTCCATCATCTGCCCCAAGTGCGAGGGTCGCGGGGGCAAGGAAGGTGCCGTTCGCAAGTGCACAACTTGCGACGGTCACGGTATGAAGACTATGATGCGCCAGATGGGTCCCATGATCCAACGCTTCCAGACCGTTTGCCCAGACTGCAACGGCGAGGGTGAACttgtcaaggagaaggacaggTGCAGAGGGTGCATGGGCAAGAAGACGGTGGTTGACAGGAAGGTTCTCCATGTCCACGTTGACCGTGGCGTGAGAAGCGGTACCAAGGTGGAATTCCGTGGTGAGGGTGACCAAGCGCCAGGCATCCTTGCGGGTGATGTCGTTTTCCAGATTGAGCAGAAACCACACCCTCGCTTCGAGCGCAAGGAGGACGACCTGCTCTACAACGCCGAGATTGATCTCGTAACGGCTCTTGCTGGTGGAACAATTTACATCGAGCACCTTGATGAGAGGTGGTTGAGTGTTGACATTCTGCCTGGCGAGGCTATCTCACCTG GCACCGTGAAGATGATCCGCGGGCAAGGTATGCCATCATACCGCCACCACGACTTTGGCAACATGTACATCCGATTCAGCGTTAAATTCCCCGAGAAGGGCTGGACTCAAGACGAGGCCGCCTTTGAGGCCCTTCGGAAGTGCCTCCCATCGCCAGAGATCATCAACACACCCCCTGCTAATGCCATGACGGAACCGGCTGATATCGAGGATGTGGACGCCAGCTCCAAGGGTGGCTTTGGCGGGGCCACTGCCatggatgaggacgaggatgatgggcaCCCGCATGCCGAGCGCGTACAGTGCGCTTCGC
- the SNT2 gene encoding putative PHD type zinc finger protein with BAH domain-containing protein (EggNog:ENOG503NUPZ; COG:S): MAQKSGVKQQQQSEDQAQSAISTSSATPSSSSSAKDGAGATVANSNTNLGGPVSSTSTDHPPPPTMSNLPNSSRSSSSTASTTKSESPQPMEKSSASAAAKDAGEKASPYGTRSRNRTGAARPNYAEDRDIDMELFEHTNKKDTDSKKAPSSKQQHLEPPIPQEASATSSSSSQAPPAANAGQTAPRSGNASSRKPLPDESRQTTATTNGTKDSHPAPSSTTSTNTANKTNGNSTSNSHKGKKRKATSAAAPAADASTPSGSQTPSGTNGASTSLLAAAVHQRLAGTASRSMDGGSATPGAPGYGETNMLTFENCKSRPTKDGKMIADDGTVLQKEDHVYLVCEPPGEPYYIGRIMEFLHVKNDTSLPIDAIRVNWYYRPKDIGRKVQDTRLVFATMHSDISPLTSLRGKCQIRHKAEIKDLAAYKRAPDCFWYEKLYDRYIQKNYEVIPTKQVINVPQHVKKVLDEHWKYVLTEQGRGKELTSAVKTCKRCVTYCANNDSVDCAVCQHTYHMNCVKPPLLKKPSRGFAWSCAACSRAHERRLEGRNTPGLADGGRDGEDDELLDDEDEEMGGVDGVQTGRTSRTSPASDETRQPPTAEQIYHASLWPYRYFGMHCKVEDALDLDDRIFPRASTRLGLKHQAVVGPWPGRPVEYVKPLEFKKSGKGSNKLTKEQQALLEAERIEKEKRPKWVQDTPPGYIERGGDETVTTLWKEPAKVGNEMPDAAIDDYMDTARSMAVSLGVPKQSTNLQDVARDLLFKFDFNAEKALRTLPKVPKEDFKEPDLTPAEQKKFEEGVAKYGSELHLVMKHVKTLKPATVVRYYYTWKKTDRGKQVWGNFSGRKGKKDAKKAEAAANKLADDVADVHDDSAFDTEKAKEKKRGFLCKFCGTKNSRQWRRAPAAAVSAVTENGGRGANKDKKDQCIQALCRRCAELWRRYAIQWEDVEEVAKKVAQTGGRGWRKKVDEDLYKELLAAEEMANNIQYRTPDPAATASPARSFSAQPMDKEPPRKKLKSIPDKDADQTASESGSVVNAPISKKKEKAVEKQPPPPPPVPEMPKPRTLPCAICLEMEPMGNQHLCCRECRLTVHRSCYGVLDNRPPGKWTCDMCANDKNPQVAIDYKCVLCPHEYTHHDFVEPPKISHKKKTEKERERDRIERENAQKAADFYRKKQEEMNRPVNPREPLKCTTDNNWVHVTCAVWTPEVKFGSAKALCPAEGIPTIPRAKFAEICKACKRDGGACVSCHQCRASVHVECAHQAGYALGFDITPVKGSRRDQHNIVSINGDAGTMSAVVYCKEHLPTKTAIYRMHDIVAENGTTALQLYVQNYKQADTALKGCAKKANQIAVTSKVSTSPSTPSHHVNRRASLINNSISHILNGDAPMEDAPSMQQNGKICLTCATDVSPKWHPINQEQERGLTNGYFGNLGSEAQKFVEQRSFQCHKCKKLGRQPNPHPQLKREPTPPPEPVRQASQAPPAVVPIGGPTEPRHPSISSYRTWSPPPMHSASGPPPVVQPPPQLQAPLPGPTAPQLIPPPVAVQSQAVQPPPLPPTIVPRGLPVQPPPPEYAPANRGYSEWPRASAHPNNMSPLLNHPRENHHRENHHRAPTPPPLSMPPLAPPPNHLRPPPIQTIGPPPGPPTHNGIMHSPYRNGVGLNGGGSSPPRRTSGPHQPPPVMNGYGHHVEHMRPPPPQHHMMEPQPQPNYLRQGGPHWGGHVHQSPPPLREPSLPPPNREPRASGASASPSLRNLLS; encoded by the exons ATGGCACAGAAAAGTGGTgtgaagcagcagcagcagtctgAGGACCAGGCGCAATCTGCAATTTCTACCAGTTCGgccactccctcctcatcctcgtccgcCAAGGACGGCGCGGGAGCAACAGTCGCCAACTCTAATACTAACTTGGGCGGCCCGGTCTCATCCACATCCACGGAtcaccctccaccgcctACCATGAGCAACCTCCCCAATTCATCTCGCTCGTCGTCCTCCACGGCGAGCACCACAAAATCGGAATCACCACAGCCCATGGAGAAgtcttcggcttcggccgCCGCCAAAGATGCTGGTGAGAAGGCCTCTCCCTACGGCACGCGATCTCGAAATCGCACTGGTGCTGCGCGCCCAAATTATGCCGAAGACAGGGACATCGACATGGAACTATTTGAGCACACCAACAAAAAGGACACCGACTCAAAGAAAGCCCCTTCATCAAAGCAGCAACATCTAGAACCACCAATACCACAAGAAGCCAGTGCgacatcgtcgtcatcatcacaggcaccaccagcagccaaTGCAGGCCAAACAGCCCCGCGTTCCGGCAATGCATCTTCACGAAAGCCTCTGCCCGATGAGAGCAGGCAAACCACGGCCACCACAAATGGCACCAAGGATTCTCACCCGGCTCCATCATCTACGACGTCGACAAACACGGCAAACAAAACTAATGGCAATTCGACCTCAAACAGTCACAAAGGCAAGAAGCGCAAAGCTACTTCTGCGGCGGCTCCGGCTGCTGATGCCTCGACTCCCAGCGGAAGCCAGACCCCGTCCGGGACCAATGGAGCTTCGACCTCATTGCTAGCGGCGGCTGTTCATCAGCGACTCGCGGGGACGGCATCACGCTCGATGGATGGCGGAAGTGCGACTCCTGGCGCGCCTGGCTACGGTGAGACGAACATGCTCACTTTTGAAAACTGCAAGTCGCGGCCGACAAAGGACGGCAAGATGATAGCCGACGACGGGACTGTGCTGCAAAAAGAAG ATCACGTCTACCTGGTCTGTGAGCCTCCGGGGGAGCCCTATTACATCGGCCGCATCATGGAGTTCTTGCACGTCAAGAATGACACCAGCCTGCCAATAGACGCAATCCGCGTCAATTGGTACTACCGACCAAAGGACATTGGCCGCAAGGTGCAAGACACGCGCCTGGTCTTTGCCACGATGCACTCGGACATCAGCCCGTTGACCTCACTCCGCGGCAAGTGCCAGATCCGCCACAAGGCGGAGATCAAGGACCTGGCTGCTTACAAGCGGGCGCCCGACTGTTTCTGGTACGAGAAGCTTTATGATCGCTACATCCAAAAGAACTACGAGGTGATCCCGACGAAGCAGGTCATCAACGTGCCCCAGCATGTCAAGAAGGTGCTGGACGAGCACTGGAAGTACGTCCTGACGGAGCAGGGCCGCGGCAAGGAGTTGACGAGTGCCGTCAAGACGTGCAAGCGGTGCGTTACGTACTGCGCAAA CAACGATTCGGTCGACTGTGCCGTGTGCCAACACACGTACCACATGAACTGTGTCAAACCCCCCTTGCTCAAGAAACCCAGTCGTGGCTTTGCTTGGTCCTGCGCCGCCTGCAGTAGAGCACACGAGCGCAGGCTTGAAGGTCGCAACACTCCTGGTCTCGCCGACGGTGGTCGTGATGGCGAAGACGATGAGCTCCtcgacgatgaggacgaggagatgggtggtgttgatggtgtgcAGACTGGCCGCACCAGCCGGACAAGCCCTGCTTCGGATGAAACCCGGCAGCCACCTACCGCAGAGCAGATATACCATGCTAGTCTCTGGCCATATCGCTACTTTGGCATGCATTGCAAGGTGGAGGACGCTCTCGATCTGGACGACCGCATCTTTCCCCGTGCCAGCACCAGACTGGGTTTGAAACATCAAGCTGTCGTGGGTCCTTGGCCCGGGAGACCGGTGGAATATGTCAAGCCTCTAGAGTTCAAGAAAAGTGGCAAGGGTAGCAACAAGCTCACCAAGGAACAGCAGGCTCTCTTGGAAGCTGAGCGgatcgagaaggagaagcgcCCAAAATGGGTTCAAGACACTCCGCCAGGGTATATCGAGCGCGGCGGCGACGAGACAGTCACCACCCTCTGGAAGGAGCCGGCCAAGGTTGGAAATGAAATGCCTGATGCTGCCATCGATGATTACATGGACACCGCCAGATCTATGGCCGTCTCGCTTGGTGTACCGAAACAATCCACCAATCTCCAGGATGTGGCGAGAGATCTTCTTTTCAAGTTCGATTTCAATGCCGAAAAGGCCCTCAGGACACTTCCCAAGGTGCCGAAAGAAGATTTCAAAGAGCCAGATTTAACCCCAGCAGAGCAGAAGAAGTTCGAAGAGGGCGTGGCCAAATATGGCTCCGAGTTGCATCTCGTCATGAAGCACGTCAAGACGTTGAAACCAGCTACCGTCGTCAGATACTACTACACTTGGAAAAAGACAGACCGCGGCAAGCAAGTTTGGGGCAATTTTTCCGGACGTAAGGGCAAGAAAGATGCCAAAAAGGCCGAGGCGGCTGCCAACAAGCTGGCTGACGACGTTGCTGATGTTCACGATGACTCGGCGTTCGACacggagaaggccaaggagaagaagagaggctTCCTGTGCAAGTTTTGCGGCACCAAAAACTCTCGCCAGTGGCGGAGAGcgccggctgctgctgtatCCGCGGTCACCGAGAATGGTGGCCGTGGCGCTaacaaggacaagaaggatcAATGCATCCAGGCGCTCTGCCGACGATGCGCCGAGCTGTGGAGACGTTATGCTATCCAGTGGGAGGATGTTGAAGAGGTTGCGAAGAAGGTGGCCCAGACGGGAGGTCGCGGATGGCGGAAGAAGGTGGACGAGGATCTTTACAAGGAGTTGTTGGCGGCTGAGGAGATGGCCAACAATATTCAATATCGCACCCCCGACCCGGCTGCTACTGCGAGCCCGGCACGCTCTTTCAGTGCCCAACCGATGGATAAGGAACCGCCTcgcaagaagctcaagagtATTCCCGACAAGGATGCTGATCAGACCGCTTCTGAGTCGGGTAGTGTGGTCAATGCTCCGatctccaagaagaaggagaaggcggttgagaaacaacctccaccgccacctcccgTCCCGGAAATGCCCAAGCCGCGGACGCTGCCTTGTGCTATTTGCCTTGAGATGGAGCCCATGGGTAATCAGCATCTGTGCTGCAGAGAGTGCCGCTTGACGGTTCACCGGAGTTGCTACGGTGTGCTGGACAACAGACCTCCTGGAAAGTGGACATGCGACATGTGTGCCAATGACAAGAACCCGCAGGTCGCTATT GACTACAAGTGCGTGCTTTGCCCACATGAGTATACCCACCATGACTTTGTCGAGCCGCCCAAAATCTCTCACAAGAAGAAAAcggagaaggaaagagaaagagacagGATAGAGCGCGAAAATGCGCAAAAAGCGGCCGACTTTTACCgcaagaagcaggaggagatgaaTCGGCCTGTCAACCCTCGCGAGCCCCTGAAGTGCACGACCGATAACAATTGGGTGCACGTCACATGCGCGGTCTGGACACCGGAGGTCAAGTTCGGTAGCGCAAAGGCGCTGTGTCCTGCTGAAGGAATTCCCACGATCCCGAGGGCGAAGTTTGCCGAGATTTGCAAGGCTTGCAAGAGAGACGGAGGAGCTTGTGTGTCTTGCCACCAGTGCCGCGCCTCTGTCCACGTCGAGTGTGCTCACCAGGCAGGTTATGCTCTGGGTTTTGACATCACGCCTGTCAAGGGCTCGAGGCGCGATCAGCACAATATTGTCAGCATCAATGGGGACGCTGGAACTATGTCGGCGGTTGTCTATTGCAAGGAGCACCTGCCTACCAAGACGGCTATCTATCGAATGCACGACATTGTGGCGGAAAACGGGACGACTGCTCTGCAGCTGTATGTCCAGAACTACAAACAGGCCGATACAGCGCTGAAGGGATGCGCCAAGAAAGCCAACCAGATTGCTGTCACGTCCAAGGTTTCGACATCGCCATCCACGCCTTCGCATCACGTCAACCGCCGGGCATCTCTGATCAACAACTCCATCTCGCACATTCTCAACGGGGATGCGCCAATGGAGGACGCACCGTCGATGCAACAGAACGGCAAGATCTGTCTTACCTGCGCCACCGATGTCAGTCCCAAGTGGCACCCGATCAATCAGGAACAGGAACGCGGGCTCACCAACGGGTACTTCGGGAACTTGGGCTCCGAGGCGCAAAAGTTCGTGGAACAACGCAGTTTCCAGTGTCACAAGTGCAAGAAGTTGGGTCGCCAGCCGAATCCTCATCCGCAGCTCAAAAGAGAGCCTACGCCACCACCCGAGCCGGTCCGGCAGGCTTCGCAAGCACCACCGGCTGTTGTTCCTATCGGTGGCCCTACCGAGCCTCGTCACCCCAGTATCAGCTCCTACAGGACCTGGTCACCTCCCCCGATGCATTCTGCGTCGGGTCCTCCGCCCGTGGTtcagccaccaccgcagcTACAAGCTCCTTTACCAGGTCCGACTGCTCCCCAACTGATCCCTCCACCGGTAGCCGTCCAGTCACAGGCGGTgcaaccacctcctcttccgcccACCATCGTCCCGAGAGGACTGCCCGtccaacctccaccgcccgAGTACGCCCCAGCAAACAGGGGCTACAGCGAATGGCCCCGAGCCTCTGCCCACCCAAATAACATGTCACCTCTACTCAACCATCCCCGCGagaaccaccaccgcgagaaccaccaccgcgccccgacccctcccccactgAGTATGCCACCcctggcaccaccaccaaaccacctCCGTCCACCACCGATCCAGACAATTGGCCCACCGCCTGGACCACCAACCCACAACGGGATAATGCACTCGCCTTATAGGAACGGGGTCGGGCTGAACGGAGGGGGGTCATCACCGCCTAGGAGGACGAGTGGACCTCaccagccgccgccggtgaTGAATGGGTATGGTCATCATGTCGAGCATATGcgtccgccgccaccgcagcATCATATGATGgagccgcagccgcagccgAATTATCTGAGGCAGGGGGGGCCGCACTGGGGGGGACATGTGCATCAAAGCCCGCCGCCGTTGAGAGAGCCGAGCCTACCGCCTCCGAACAGGGAGCCGAGGGCGAGTGGGGCTAGTGCCAGTCCTTCGTTGAGGAATTTGCTTTCTTAG
- a CDS encoding hypothetical protein (COG:S; EggNog:ENOG503NXYG): protein MAGAASASNIDAAAEHSGSGNGSGSRSPNAVARPSVISNGEGSSSSPVTGAELTSGSGPGSRSASASVPGSGSGSVRTLEDVMKEPSTSVPDVVVLNAVPEPRLRRDTLDPKEDLWMSTADGRYSSPIIPLKVGSSPHIETFYVHKHILIKYEYFEKALCGPFKESETQSIELPEEDPAIFHFLVSYFYEGRYDPIKPLAAVLIADQPKGKDPEHEISHPATTSANLNTGADSDSDRSLSSLESDVSTISRRRRDRRIRRAERQYERLRQKHPGHHRTNCPCPSCSNVQTGPACWSCRAPRMPPPPHPPPGAIHPNVLLMNMNGVPGPGRPPPPPPPPGHPAHHRRRNANRRGPHPPPPPPPPPPLPPSANTNPNPRLPTPADLQTWLLTYNLSLSVYISASKFLLEPLKRCVARHIIDLLESAGPDCASLELLYSCSTLYTNLPSYDPLLKMIFARVAFLQCWKLPTEGGDGDRYLVENPEIAALLLKEMASRTEDGGLGGTSWMVMGADGGRMLPSMERVGDVWADGVRNGGGVNGGGTGWMVQNGGGGGGHHGGGGHHHNHPLPPPGPPGNHQGYGGWNGGGGQVQGQVMYGHHNWPGRR, encoded by the exons ATGGCTGGGGCGGCTAGCGCCTCCAACATAGACGCAGCCGCAGAGCACAGCGGAAGTGGGAACGGCAGTGGTAGCAGAAGCCCCAACGCTGTCGCAAGGCCCAGTGTGATTAGCAATGGCGAGGGTAGTTCCTCTTCGCCTGTCACCGGAGCAGAATTAACATCGGGCTCCGGCCCGGGGTCTCGgtcggcatcggcatcggtGCCGGGATCTGGATCTGGATCAGTTCGGACCCTAGAGGACGTCATGAAAGAGCCATCCACCAGTGTTCCTGATGTTGTTGTCCTAAACGCTGTGCCCGAACCTCGTCTGCGTCGGGACACATTGGACCCGAAAGAAGACCTCTGGATGTCCACGGCAGATGG TCGATATAGCTCACCTATCATTCCCTTGAAAGTTGGCTCATCGCCGCACATAGAGACCTTCTAT GTGCACAAGCACATCCTGATCAAGTATGAGTACTTTGAAAAGGCACTGTGCGGACCTTTCAAGGAGTCTGAGACCCAGTCTATCGAGCTCCCGGAGGAAGACCCTGCCATCTTCCACTTCCTGGTGTCATACTTCTATGAAGGGCGATATGACCCCATCAAGCCGCTAGCCGCCGTGTTGA TTGCCGACCAACCCAAAGGCAAAGACCCCGAACATGAAATTTCCCACCCGGCCACCACTtccgccaacctcaacaccgGCGCCGACTCAGACTCGGaccgctccctctcctccctcgaatCAGACGTCAGCACCAtctcccgccgccgccgcgaccGCCGCATCCGCCGAGCCGAACGCCAGTACGAACGCCTCCGTCAAAAACACCCCGGCCACCACCGCACAAactgcccctgcccctcctgcAGCAACGTCCAAACCGGCCCCGCATGCTGGTCCTGCCGAGCACCCCGTATgccacccccccctcatcctcccccaggCGCCATCCACCCCAACGTCCTTCTCATGAACATGAACGGTGTCCCCGGCCCAggccgaccaccaccaccaccaccaccaccaggccacccagcccaccaccgccgccgcaacGCCAACCGTCGTggtccccatccccctcctccccctccaccaccaccccccctccccccctcagcaaacaccaaccccaaccctcgcctccccacCCCAGCCGACCTCCAAACCTGGCTGTTGACCtacaacctctccctctcggTGTACATCTCCGCGTCCAAATTCCTCCTCGAACCGCTAAAACGTTGTGTGGCCCGTCACATCATCGATCTCCTTGAATCCGCCGGCCCAGACTGCGCTTCCCTCGAGCTGTTGTACTCGTGTTCGACCCTTtacaccaacctcccctcttacgaccccctcctcaagatGATTTTCGCCAGGGTGGCCTTTCTCCAGTGCTGGAAACTTCCTACTGAAGGTGGGGACGGGGACAGGTATTTGGTTGAAAATCCCGAGATTGCCGCTTTGCtgctgaaggagatggcgagcaggacggaggatggggggttgggggggacAAGTTGGATGGTCATGGGGGCGGATGGGGGAAGGATGTTGCCTTCgatggagagggttggggatgtgTGGGCGGATGGGGTTAGGAATGGCGGGGGGGTCAACGGAGGGGGAACGGGGTGGATGGTGCAgaatgggggtgggggaggggggcaccatggtggggggggaCATCATCACAATCatccgctgccgccgcctggGCCGCCGGGGAATCATCAGGGTTATGGGGGGTGgaatggaggagggggacagGTGCAGGGGCAGGTTATGTATGGGCACCATAACTGGCCTGGGAGGAGgtag
- a CDS encoding hypothetical protein (COG:S; MEROPS:MER0001367; EggNog:ENOG503NU0A), protein MDSVWTARLVGSRSHIHPCGFHVTELFFEVPLNYARPGDGTIRLFARSISRPEKTIPGLSKPVDEPMKPYLVYLEGGPGFGGPEPRSHPVSNRALDAGYTVLYVDYRGTGMSNPIHTDLVLKQGDVNQQVEYLKLFRANSIVRDLEAIRLCLTESWKPEYQTWSIFGQSFGGFVCLSYLSKYPQGLREVFMTGGLAPVKRQPLEVYSALYRKVIQRNEAYYSKYPEDEANVARIASYLTTNEADIHLPGGGTFTVHRLLGLGMAFGGHGGLDTVHNLVVKLISDLDQFNYFTTPTLMALEREVPFDSNPVYAILHESIYCSRGVASNWAALNAARKFENFFFWTQSDHSQLSLPVDGMVRVYFSGEMVFPQFFDTYPTLRPLKPAAEALARYSQWEEDLYNEEQLRRNEVPVYAVSFIDDMYVDIGAARETAALVKGIKVHETNQLHHNAIRAKGDEVLGMLFKLRDDTLD, encoded by the exons ATGGATTCTGTTTGGACTGCGCGTCTGGTCGGCAGCCGGTCACATATTCATCCCT GCGGTTTTCATGTGACTGAGCTGTTCTTCGAGGTCCCGTTGAACTATGCTCGCCCGGGAGACGGAACCATTCGGCTCTTTGCCCGCAGCATAAGCCGGCCAGAGAAGACTATTCCAGGACTCTCCAAACCGGTGGATGAGCCCATGAAGCCGTATCTGGTCTACCTTGAAGGTGGCCCAGGCTTTGGTGGCCCTGAGCCCCGAAGCCATCCCGTTTCCAACCGTGCCTTGGACGCCGGATACACGGTGCTTTATGTCGACTACCGGGGGACCGGAATGAGCAACCCCATCCACACAGACCTCGTCCTCAAACAGGGGGACGTTAACCAGCAGGTCGAGTACCTGAAGCTCTTCCGCGCCAACAGCATTGTGCGAGACCTCGAAGCGATCCGGCTTTGTCTGACCGAGTCCTGGAAGCCAGAGTATCAAACATGGTCCATTTTTGGGCAGTCATTCGGCGGCTTCGTCTGTCTGTCATACTTGTCCAAGTACCCCCAAGGCCTTAGAGAGGTTTTCATGACCGGCGGTCTGGCCCCTGTCAAGCGCCAACCTCTAGAAGTGTATTCCGCCCTCTATAGAAAGGTCATCCAGCGAAACGAAGCCTACTACAGCAAATATCCTGAAGACGAGGCGAACGTCGCCCGAATCGCATCATACCTGACCACGAACGAAGCCGATATCCACCTTCCCGGAGGTGGTACTTTTACAGTCCACCGTCTCCTCGGTCTCGGCATGGCCTTTGGTGGCCACGGAGGTCTAGATACTGTACACAATCTAGTAGTCAAGCTCATTTCCGACCTGGATCAGTTCAACTACTTTACCACTCCGACACTGATGGCACTTGAGCGTGAGGTCCCTTTTGACAGCAACCCTGTCTACGCCATTCTACACGAGAGCATCTACTGCTCCAGGGGCGTAGCGTCCAACTGGGCGGCCCTGAATGCAGCTCGCAAGTTTGAAAACTTCTTCTTTTGGACGCAATCTGATCATAGCCAGTTGTCTCTGCCAGTGGATGGAATGGTCAGAGTTTACTTCTCGGGCGAGATGGTTTTCCCTCAATTCTTTGACACGTATCCCACCTTGAGGCCGCTCAAGCCCGCGGCGGAAGCGTTGGCGAGATATTCTCAGTGGGAGGAAGATCTGTACAATGAAGAGCAGCTGCGCCGTAACGAAGTACCTGTGTACGCCGTGAGCTTTATTGACGACATGTACGTTGACATCGGGGCAGCGAGGGAGACGGCCGCGTTGGTCAAGGGGATCAAGGTCCACGAGACGAACCAGCTTCATCACAATGCCATCCGGGCAAAAGGGGACGAGGTGCTAGGGATGCTGTTTAAGTTGCGGGATGATACCCTGGATTAG